From the Aquitalea magnusonii genome, one window contains:
- a CDS encoding YheT family hydrolase, producing the protein MSYTAPPWLPEGHSQTIWPALMLRSPRPAYRREQWTTPDGGSIALDFVDGKAGSPLVVLFHGLEGSSDSHYARALMRQLAERGWHGVVPHFRGCGGMDNPLPRAYHAGDAAEIRWILQRLALRYPVMAVAAVSLGGSMLLNYLAEEGPSALPRAAAAISAPLDLVAASTRLDRGLGRVLYTRMFMNTLKPKALATLQRHPGLFDGKQLRRARTFIEFDNLVTAPLHGFGTALNYWKTASSKSRLQQISCPTLVLNAQNDPFLPASALPSPHETSPAVLLEFPRHGGHVGFVSGRFPGHINWLPQRVLSFFQPYL; encoded by the coding sequence ATGAGCTATACCGCGCCACCCTGGCTGCCGGAAGGTCACAGCCAGACCATCTGGCCAGCACTGATGCTACGCAGCCCCCGCCCAGCCTACAGACGTGAGCAGTGGACCACGCCAGACGGCGGCTCCATCGCCCTGGATTTTGTTGATGGCAAAGCAGGCAGCCCGCTGGTTGTGCTGTTTCACGGCCTGGAAGGCAGCAGCGACAGCCACTATGCCCGCGCACTGATGCGGCAGTTGGCCGAGCGTGGCTGGCATGGCGTCGTACCGCATTTTCGTGGCTGCGGCGGCATGGACAACCCCTTGCCACGTGCCTATCACGCTGGGGATGCGGCAGAAATCCGCTGGATTCTGCAGCGCCTGGCCCTGCGTTATCCGGTCATGGCAGTCGCTGCGGTATCGCTGGGAGGCAGCATGCTGCTCAACTATCTGGCCGAAGAAGGCCCATCGGCCCTACCGCGGGCCGCAGCGGCCATCTCCGCCCCGCTGGATCTGGTTGCGGCCAGCACCCGGCTGGATCGTGGCCTGGGCAGGGTGCTATATACCCGCATGTTCATGAATACCCTCAAACCCAAAGCCCTGGCGACACTGCAACGCCATCCCGGCTTGTTCGATGGCAAACAATTACGCCGCGCCCGCACCTTCATCGAGTTTGACAACTTGGTCACTGCCCCGCTGCATGGCTTTGGCACCGCGCTGAACTACTGGAAAACCGCCAGCAGCAAATCACGGCTGCAACAAATCAGTTGCCCAACCCTGGTGCTCAATGCACAAAACGATCCGTTTCTGCCGGCCAGCGCCCTGCCCTCGCCGCATGAAACCAGCCCCGCCGTACTACTGGAGTTCCCACGCCATGGCGGCCATGTCGGTTTTGTCAGTGGCCGCTTTCCCGGCCACATCAATTGGCTGCCACAGCGCGTGCTGAGTTTTTTCCAGCCCTATCTCTAA
- the mog gene encoding molybdopterin adenylyltransferase gives MLKIGLVSVSDRASTGVYQDQGIPALQDWLASAICSPFTTQTRLIPDEQNEIEATLRQLVDEEGCQLVLTTGGTGPAPRDVTPDATLAVADREMPGFGEQMRQISLRFVPTAILSRQLGVIRNSTLILNLPGQPKAIKETLEGLKNEAGEAVVPGIFAAVPYCIDLLGGPYIETDPKVVKAFRPKSAQKPASA, from the coding sequence ATGCTGAAAATCGGTCTGGTATCGGTATCTGATCGCGCCAGCACGGGGGTGTATCAGGATCAGGGCATTCCGGCGCTGCAGGACTGGCTGGCCAGTGCCATCTGCAGTCCATTCACCACCCAGACCCGGCTGATTCCGGACGAGCAGAACGAAATTGAAGCAACCCTGCGCCAACTGGTGGATGAAGAAGGCTGCCAACTGGTACTCACCACCGGCGGCACCGGCCCCGCGCCGCGTGATGTCACGCCGGATGCCACCCTGGCCGTGGCCGACCGGGAAATGCCAGGCTTCGGTGAGCAGATGCGTCAGATCAGCCTGCGCTTTGTACCCACTGCCATTCTGTCGCGCCAGCTTGGCGTCATCCGCAACAGCACGCTGATCCTTAATCTGCCGGGCCAACCCAAGGCCATCAAGGAAACGCTGGAAGGGCTGAAAAACGAGGCCGGTGAGGCGGTGGTTCCGGGTATTTTTGCCGCGGTCCCCTACTGCATCGACTTGCTTGGCGGTCCTTACATTGAAACCGACCCCAAGGTGGTCAAGGCATTCCGCCCGAAGTCGGCACAAAAACCGGCCTCTGCCTGA
- the yjgA gene encoding ribosome biogenesis factor YjgA — protein sequence MTDYQNDSLPDGMVSKSQRKRDMDALQDLGKELVELSKDTLKKMQLPEDLLTAILDYKRFTAHGALRRQLQYIGKLMRDIDPEPIRQYLLVIKGESAEHIAWQHLLERWRERLMSDDKMSAAFINDFPGTDPQQLRTLIRNARKEQAENKPPKSFRLLFQLIKQAIPEPGKPRQQADATEDDAYGEDE from the coding sequence ATGACTGATTACCAGAACGACAGCCTGCCCGACGGCATGGTCAGCAAGTCCCAGCGCAAACGCGATATGGACGCGCTGCAGGATCTGGGCAAGGAGCTGGTCGAACTCTCCAAGGATACGCTGAAGAAAATGCAGCTGCCGGAGGATTTGCTGACTGCCATTCTGGACTACAAACGCTTTACCGCCCACGGCGCACTGCGCCGCCAGTTGCAATACATCGGCAAGCTGATGCGCGACATCGACCCGGAACCTATCCGCCAGTACCTGCTGGTGATCAAGGGCGAGTCGGCCGAACACATTGCCTGGCAGCATCTGCTGGAACGCTGGCGCGAACGCCTGATGAGCGATGACAAGATGTCCGCAGCCTTTATCAATGACTTTCCAGGCACCGACCCGCAGCAACTGCGTACGCTGATTCGCAACGCGCGCAAGGAACAGGCTGAAAACAAACCGCCCAAGTCCTTCCGCCTGCTATTCCAACTGATCAAGCAAGCCATCCCCGAACCGGGCAAACCACGCCAGCAGGCAGATGCCACCGAGGATGACGCCTATGGAGAAGATGAGTAA
- the pmbA gene encoding metalloprotease PmbA: MVDKTLADNTFSFSNNVLQGIASRVLELAAQHGATAAETDVSEGLGQTVSVRLGEVETIEYNQDKGVSVTVYLGQKKGHASTSDFSDQALQDTVKAALDIARFTAEDACAGLADRQLLASDFPDLDLFHPWNLPVEQAIELARSCEDAARSVDARISNSEGASVSAQASHFIYANSHGFMAGYPGSRHSISAAVVAEEAGSMQRDYWYSAARHPADLDDPLTVGRTAGERAVRRLSARRVKTGQYPVLFEAPVAASLIGHLVSAISGGNLYRKSSFLLGALGQPVFHPNIIIDEDPFVLRGMSSGAFDSEGVETSARRLIDQGVLQGYMLASYSARKLGMQSTGNAGGPHNLLVHTTGESFGELLQQVGTGLLVTELLGHGINTVTGDYSRGAAGFWVENGVIAYPVEEITIAGNLREMFQRMVAVGTDTLSRGGKVMGSVLIESMMVAGEG, encoded by the coding sequence ATGGTAGATAAGACATTGGCAGACAACACATTCAGTTTCAGTAACAACGTATTGCAAGGCATTGCCAGCCGCGTGCTGGAGCTGGCGGCTCAGCATGGTGCCACTGCGGCCGAAACCGATGTTTCCGAAGGATTGGGTCAAACGGTGAGCGTGCGTCTGGGTGAGGTGGAGACCATTGAGTACAACCAGGACAAGGGTGTGTCAGTCACCGTCTATCTTGGTCAGAAAAAAGGCCATGCCAGCACCTCCGACTTTTCGGATCAGGCCTTGCAGGACACGGTGAAGGCGGCATTGGATATTGCGCGCTTTACTGCCGAAGATGCATGTGCGGGTCTGGCCGATCGCCAGTTGCTGGCAAGCGACTTTCCGGATCTGGATCTGTTCCATCCTTGGAATCTGCCGGTGGAGCAAGCCATCGAGCTTGCCCGTAGCTGTGAGGATGCCGCGCGCAGCGTCGATGCGCGTATCAGCAATTCCGAGGGTGCATCGGTATCGGCACAAGCCAGTCATTTCATCTATGCCAACAGCCATGGCTTCATGGCGGGTTATCCGGGGAGTCGGCACAGCATTTCCGCCGCCGTAGTGGCAGAGGAGGCTGGCTCCATGCAGCGCGACTACTGGTATTCAGCCGCCCGGCATCCTGCAGATCTGGATGATCCGCTCACGGTGGGCCGCACGGCAGGTGAGCGTGCGGTGCGGCGGCTGTCTGCGCGCCGGGTGAAGACCGGCCAGTACCCGGTATTGTTCGAGGCCCCGGTGGCTGCGTCGCTGATCGGTCATCTGGTATCCGCCATCAGCGGCGGTAATCTCTACCGCAAATCGTCCTTCCTGCTGGGTGCGCTGGGGCAGCCGGTGTTTCATCCGAATATCATTATTGATGAGGACCCGTTTGTGCTGCGTGGCATGTCCAGTGGTGCCTTTGACAGCGAAGGGGTGGAAACCTCGGCGCGCCGCCTGATTGATCAAGGCGTGTTGCAAGGCTACATGCTGGCCAGCTATTCGGCACGCAAGCTGGGTATGCAGTCCACCGGCAATGCTGGCGGGCCACACAATCTGCTGGTACATACCACGGGTGAAAGCTTTGGCGAGCTGTTGCAGCAGGTGGGCACTGGCTTGCTGGTAACCGAGTTGCTGGGGCATGGCATCAATACCGTCACCGGTGACTACTCGCGCGGCGCGGCCGGTTTCTGGGTGGAAAACGGGGTAATTGCCTATCCGGTGGAAGAGATCACCATTGCCGGCAATCTGCGCGAGATGTTCCAGCGCATGGTGGCTGTCGGGACCGATACGCTGTCCCGCGGTGGCAAGGTGATGGGCTCGGTGCTGATCGAATCCATGATGGTTGCCGGTGAGGGCTAA
- a CDS encoding patatin-like phospholipase family protein produces the protein MGPWQAVACQAYYFGAISKARNNASNARCKMAGKSNIGLVLSGGGARAAYQAGVLLAISRMMPDSGRNPFPIICGTSAGAINAVAVASGANNYRQAVHYLAQMWKQLHIQDVYDASLAYFIKTFFHFGISIATGGHGWRNPKSFLDNAPLRDFLARVMPFDGIRDALEQGSLQALALTASCFSTGMSVTFFESQPHIDEWSRHQRMGVRERISLDHLMATSAIPLIFPSTQIGKQYYCDGAIRQLTPLSPALHLGADKLFIVGLTSQRPTAAERRISSVVPTPAQIFGHLLNSIFVDSMSIDMERLLRVNHTVSLLQGHQDLCAQTSLKQVDVFMLSPSQSLESIAYQHAHEFPPVLRFLMKGAGGTRKRGMTLATYLLFEPGYCRALIALGYKDALAQKDAIRQFLEL, from the coding sequence GTGGGGCCTTGGCAAGCTGTTGCTTGTCAAGCTTACTATTTTGGGGCTATTTCTAAAGCAAGGAACAATGCATCCAATGCGAGGTGCAAGATGGCGGGGAAGAGCAATATTGGCCTGGTACTGTCGGGAGGCGGGGCCAGGGCAGCCTATCAGGCCGGTGTGCTGCTGGCCATTTCAAGGATGATGCCGGATTCCGGGCGTAATCCTTTTCCCATTATCTGTGGCACTTCGGCGGGGGCCATTAATGCAGTAGCCGTTGCCTCGGGTGCTAATAATTACCGTCAGGCGGTGCATTATCTGGCGCAGATGTGGAAGCAGTTGCACATTCAGGATGTGTACGATGCCAGTCTGGCCTATTTTATCAAGACCTTTTTCCATTTCGGCATTTCCATTGCCACCGGCGGCCATGGCTGGCGTAATCCGAAAAGCTTTCTGGATAATGCGCCCTTGCGTGACTTTCTTGCCCGGGTGATGCCGTTTGATGGGATTCGCGACGCGTTGGAGCAGGGGAGTCTGCAGGCACTGGCGCTGACCGCATCCTGTTTCAGTACCGGTATGTCGGTTACTTTTTTTGAAAGTCAGCCCCATATTGACGAATGGTCGCGCCATCAGCGCATGGGGGTGCGTGAACGTATTTCGCTGGATCACCTGATGGCAACGTCGGCCATTCCGCTGATTTTCCCCTCCACCCAGATTGGCAAGCAGTATTACTGCGATGGTGCCATCCGGCAATTGACGCCGCTGTCGCCCGCTTTGCATCTGGGTGCGGACAAGCTGTTCATTGTGGGCCTTACCAGCCAGCGGCCAACAGCAGCCGAACGCCGGATAAGCAGTGTGGTGCCCACGCCAGCACAGATTTTCGGGCATCTGCTCAATAGCATTTTTGTCGATAGCATGTCCATAGACATGGAACGCCTGTTACGTGTCAATCACACGGTATCGTTGCTGCAGGGGCATCAGGATTTGTGCGCACAAACCAGCCTCAAGCAAGTGGATGTTTTCATGCTCAGCCCCAGTCAGTCGCTGGAGAGTATTGCCTATCAGCATGCGCACGAATTTCCACCGGTTTTGCGCTTCCTGATGAAGGGGGCTGGTGGAACCAGAAAGCGCGGCATGACACTGGCTACTTATCTGCTGTTTGAGCCAGGTTATTGCCGTGCCTTGATTGCACTTGGCTACAAGGATGCGCTGGCACAAAAAGATGCCATCAGACAATTTCTGGAACTTTGA
- a CDS encoding disulfide bond formation protein B, producing the protein MSIRLSRRQGFFLVAVGCAAAMAFALYSQYVLHLEPCPLCIFQRVGVISVGIIALLAALHNPGRTGYRVWGVLGVLAAMAGGAVSLRQLWLQSLPEDMVPACGPGLDYLMETSPLWDVLSKVFKGSGECAKVDWTFLGQAMPFWVAVFFVGVIALQLWLAFRKS; encoded by the coding sequence GTGAGTATTCGTTTATCACGCAGACAGGGTTTTTTTCTGGTGGCGGTCGGCTGCGCCGCAGCAATGGCTTTTGCCCTTTATTCGCAATATGTATTGCATCTGGAGCCCTGCCCCTTGTGCATTTTTCAGCGGGTCGGGGTGATTTCCGTCGGTATTATTGCCTTGCTGGCTGCCCTGCATAACCCGGGGCGCACTGGTTACAGGGTTTGGGGTGTATTGGGCGTGCTGGCCGCGATGGCTGGTGGTGCGGTGTCTTTGCGTCAGTTGTGGCTGCAAAGCCTGCCGGAAGACATGGTTCCTGCTTGTGGGCCTGGCCTGGATTACCTGATGGAAACTTCTCCGCTGTGGGATGTGCTGTCCAAGGTATTCAAAGGCAGTGGCGAGTGTGCCAAGGTTGACTGGACCTTCCTGGGGCAGGCGATGCCATTCTGGGTGGCGGTTTTCTTTGTCGGCGTGATTGCGCTGCAACTATGGTTGGCGTTTCGCAAATCCTGA
- a CDS encoding acetyl-CoA carboxylase carboxyltransferase subunit alpha, translating into MKPTFLDFEQPIAELENKIEELRFVQDDSVLDISEEIARLQKKSLELTKTLYAKLSPSQISQVARHPQRPYTLDYLRSIFTDFEELHGDRAFADDPAIVGGLARFNGQPVMVIGHQKGRDTKEKIYRNFGMPRPEGYRKALRLMKLAEKFGIPIITFIDTPGAYPGIGAEERGQSEAIGRNLYEMTRLRVPIICTVIGEGGSGGALAIAVGDQVNMLQYSTYSVISPEGCASILWKTAERASEAAEALGITANRLKTLGLIDRVINEPVGGAHRDHAQMMNAMKRVIQEQLKDFANRPIDALLKERFDRLMSYGRFKEDAA; encoded by the coding sequence ATGAAGCCGACCTTTCTCGATTTTGAGCAGCCTATCGCCGAGCTCGAGAACAAGATAGAAGAGCTGCGATTCGTACAGGACGATTCCGTACTGGATATCTCCGAAGAAATCGCACGCCTGCAAAAGAAGAGTCTGGAACTGACCAAGACTCTATATGCCAAACTGTCCCCCTCGCAGATCTCCCAGGTGGCACGCCACCCGCAGCGTCCATATACATTGGATTACCTGCGCAGCATCTTCACTGACTTCGAAGAGCTGCATGGCGATCGTGCTTTTGCCGATGATCCGGCAATCGTGGGTGGCCTGGCCCGTTTCAATGGCCAGCCCGTGATGGTGATTGGCCATCAGAAGGGCCGCGATACCAAGGAAAAGATTTATCGCAATTTCGGCATGCCGCGTCCGGAAGGCTATCGCAAGGCATTGCGCCTGATGAAGCTGGCCGAGAAGTTTGGCATTCCCATCATCACCTTTATCGATACGCCGGGTGCTTATCCGGGCATTGGCGCAGAAGAGCGCGGCCAGTCCGAGGCAATTGGTCGCAATCTTTACGAGATGACGCGTCTGCGTGTTCCCATCATCTGCACGGTGATTGGTGAGGGTGGTTCCGGTGGCGCGCTTGCCATTGCCGTGGGCGATCAAGTCAACATGTTGCAATATTCAACCTACTCGGTGATTTCACCTGAAGGTTGTGCGTCCATTCTGTGGAAAACTGCAGAACGTGCTTCTGAGGCTGCCGAGGCGCTGGGTATTACAGCCAATAGACTGAAGACTCTGGGCTTGATCGATCGTGTGATCAACGAGCCGGTTGGCGGTGCGCATCGTGATCATGCTCAGATGATGAATGCGATGAAGCGGGTAATTCAGGAGCAACTGAAAGACTTTGCCAATCGTCCGATTGATGCGCTTCTTAAAGAGCGTTTCGATCGTCTGATGAGTTACGGGCGTTTCAAGGAAGATGCAGCCTGA
- the tilS gene encoding tRNA lysidine(34) synthetase TilS encodes MQPDLLPDLLASWPDNLSGLSAFEVGLSGGLDSMVLLSLLVRARQYRPQLQISAVHVHHGLSDHAEAWVQHCQSVCTNWDVPLRVARVSVNRAAPQGVEAHARLLRYQAYAQASAQVMVLAQHQDDQAETVLLQLLRGGGVKALAGMPACRSLAGLVLWRPLLAYSRQQLEQYAALFQLRWVEDDSNIDTRYRRNMLRHCVMPLLAEHLPAYRQHIVRTAWHMSQASALIDEVVAADLAQGRRGHGFDVASLLALSEVRQGFVLLAWLHEQGVGAVAPDRVQEFLRQLRCAAEQSQPSLVVREVVVLRYRGNLHVFRLREGLQSQFMQPALMEQVHEQRVPSWGGCLRWERRGGISPDVLERGFYLSPRRGGELLLQPAGRRQVKKLLQEAGIPPLLRKQWPLLSDADGKLLALPGVAVSSECYDPDGYWPEWLPEQ; translated from the coding sequence ATGCAGCCTGACCTGCTGCCTGACCTGTTAGCCAGTTGGCCGGACAATTTGTCCGGCCTTTCTGCTTTTGAAGTGGGGCTAAGTGGCGGGCTTGACTCCATGGTATTGCTGTCATTGCTGGTGCGAGCAAGGCAGTACCGTCCGCAGTTGCAGATATCTGCTGTGCATGTGCATCACGGTCTTAGTGATCATGCCGAGGCTTGGGTGCAGCATTGCCAGTCGGTCTGTACCAACTGGGATGTCCCCTTGCGTGTGGCGCGGGTCAGTGTGAATCGGGCTGCCCCGCAGGGGGTGGAGGCTCATGCCCGCTTATTGCGTTACCAGGCTTATGCCCAAGCGTCTGCCCAGGTAATGGTGCTGGCCCAGCATCAGGATGACCAGGCAGAAACGGTATTGTTGCAGCTTCTGCGCGGTGGCGGTGTCAAGGCGCTTGCTGGCATGCCGGCTTGCCGGTCATTGGCCGGCTTGGTCTTGTGGCGCCCCTTGTTGGCCTACTCGCGGCAGCAGTTGGAACAGTATGCCGCGCTGTTCCAGCTGCGCTGGGTGGAGGATGACAGCAATATTGATACCCGTTACCGCCGCAACATGTTGCGTCATTGCGTGATGCCTTTGCTGGCTGAACACTTGCCTGCTTATCGCCAGCATATTGTGCGAACTGCCTGGCATATGAGCCAGGCATCAGCACTGATTGATGAGGTTGTTGCTGCTGATCTGGCGCAGGGCAGGAGAGGGCATGGTTTTGATGTAGCCAGCCTGCTGGCCTTGTCGGAAGTCAGGCAGGGGTTTGTCTTGCTCGCCTGGCTGCATGAGCAGGGGGTGGGAGCGGTGGCTCCAGATCGTGTGCAGGAATTTCTGCGCCAGCTCAGGTGTGCTGCTGAGCAAAGCCAGCCCAGTCTGGTTGTGCGCGAAGTGGTCGTATTGCGCTACCGTGGCAATCTGCATGTGTTTCGTCTGCGGGAGGGTTTGCAGTCGCAATTTATGCAGCCCGCGCTCATGGAGCAGGTGCATGAGCAGCGCGTCCCATCCTGGGGGGGGTGTTTGCGCTGGGAGCGCCGCGGTGGAATTTCCCCTGATGTGCTGGAGCGCGGGTTTTACCTGTCGCCAAGGCGTGGGGGCGAGTTGTTGTTGCAGCCCGCGGGCAGGCGGCAGGTGAAGAAGTTGCTGCAGGAAGCGGGGATTCCGCCCTTGTTGCGCAAGCAGTGGCCTTTGCTGTCTGATGCGGATGGGAAATTGCTGGCATTGCCTGGCGTGGCAGTTTCCAGCGAGTGTTATGATCCGGATGGTTATTGGCCGGAATGGTTGCCGGAGCAATAA
- a CDS encoding Bax inhibitor-1 family protein, giving the protein MQPDLHNTYQASTVGLARNKVLRNTYGLLGLSMIPTIMGALIGTHLNFAFMAASPIMGMLAIMAVFYGLVFAIEKNRNNSLGVFLMLGFTFMMGLLLGPLLQFALRFSNGGQLIMTAGAATALVFAVMAGIASTTKRDLSALGSFLTVGAIVLMVAVVANLFLQMPGVQLAIAAAFALFSSLMILWQVKVVVDGGETSYVSAALSIYISIYNLFTSLLQLLLAFSGDRD; this is encoded by the coding sequence ATGCAACCAGACCTGCACAATACTTACCAGGCCAGCACCGTCGGCCTTGCGCGTAACAAGGTTTTGCGCAACACCTATGGCTTGCTCGGCCTTTCCATGATCCCTACCATCATGGGTGCGCTCATTGGCACACATCTGAACTTTGCCTTCATGGCCGCCAGCCCTATCATGGGCATGCTTGCCATCATGGCTGTTTTTTATGGCCTGGTATTCGCCATCGAAAAGAACCGCAATAATTCGCTGGGCGTGTTCCTGATGCTGGGCTTCACCTTCATGATGGGTCTGCTGCTCGGACCGTTGCTGCAGTTTGCGCTGCGTTTCAGTAACGGAGGACAGTTGATCATGACCGCAGGTGCTGCCACGGCACTGGTCTTCGCCGTCATGGCCGGCATTGCCAGCACCACCAAACGAGACCTGTCAGCACTAGGCAGCTTCCTCACCGTTGGTGCCATTGTGCTAATGGTGGCTGTTGTCGCCAACCTTTTCTTGCAGATGCCCGGGGTTCAGTTGGCAATTGCCGCTGCATTTGCCTTGTTCAGTTCGCTGATGATCCTCTGGCAGGTAAAGGTTGTTGTGGATGGCGGTGAAACCAGCTATGTATCGGCCGCGCTGTCGATCTACATCAGCATCTACAATTTGTTTACCAGCCTGCTGCAACTACTGCTGGCCTTCAGTGGCGATCGCGACTGA
- the tig gene encoding trigger factor, translating into MQVQLETLSNLERRMNIALPMAAIDAQVTERLKRVARTAKIQGFRPGKAPLKIVEANYGAQVREEVLGEQVQQGFYSAVNEQKLRVAGYPRFEPVAAEGDAENFKFAATFEVYPEVKVGELADKEIKKPSTPVTDVEIEKTIDILRKQRTRYNRVERAAAEGDRVIIDFKGSIDGVLFDGGSSENFPFVIGQGQMLADFEAGVTGMKEGEVKNVEVSFPADYHGKDVAGKTAVFEITVKNVAEATLPEVNEEFAKLLGIADGDVEKMRAEIRKNVEREVKRRLQARTKEAVMQALLDATEITLPKALVQLEIGRLIEQAQRDMQQRGMNVKDMPFPPELFAQQAERRVALGLILAEVVDANKLEAKPEQVKAMIEEFADSYEHPEEVLTWYYASADRLEGPTSMVLEDNVVEFVLSKAKVEVEELSFDALMGNNA; encoded by the coding sequence ATGCAAGTACAACTGGAAACGTTGAGCAATCTTGAGCGTCGCATGAACATCGCTCTGCCGATGGCTGCCATTGATGCTCAAGTGACTGAGCGCCTGAAGCGCGTGGCACGTACTGCCAAGATTCAAGGTTTCCGCCCGGGCAAGGCTCCGCTGAAAATCGTTGAAGCCAACTACGGTGCCCAGGTGCGTGAAGAAGTGTTGGGCGAGCAGGTTCAGCAAGGTTTCTACAGCGCAGTGAACGAACAAAAGCTGCGCGTTGCCGGCTATCCGCGTTTTGAGCCGGTTGCAGCCGAGGGCGATGCAGAAAACTTCAAGTTTGCTGCAACCTTCGAGGTTTACCCGGAAGTGAAAGTTGGCGAACTGGCCGACAAGGAAATCAAGAAGCCTTCCACGCCGGTAACTGATGTTGAAATCGAAAAAACCATCGATATCCTGCGCAAGCAGCGTACCCGTTATAACCGCGTAGAGCGCGCTGCTGCCGAAGGCGACCGCGTGATCATCGACTTCAAGGGTAGTATCGACGGGGTACTGTTTGATGGCGGTTCCTCCGAGAACTTCCCCTTCGTGATTGGTCAGGGCCAGATGCTGGCTGACTTCGAAGCTGGCGTGACCGGCATGAAGGAAGGTGAAGTCAAGAACGTGGAAGTGTCCTTCCCGGCTGACTATCATGGCAAGGATGTTGCCGGCAAGACTGCCGTCTTCGAAATCACCGTGAAGAATGTTGCTGAAGCAACGCTGCCGGAAGTGAATGAAGAGTTCGCCAAGCTGCTGGGTATCGCTGATGGCGACGTAGAAAAGATGCGCGCTGAGATCCGCAAGAATGTGGAGCGTGAAGTAAAGCGTCGTCTGCAAGCCCGCACCAAGGAAGCCGTGATGCAGGCACTGCTGGATGCCACTGAAATCACCCTGCCCAAGGCACTGGTTCAGCTGGAAATCGGCCGTCTGATCGAACAGGCACAACGCGACATGCAGCAACGCGGCATGAACGTGAAGGATATGCCCTTCCCGCCGGAACTGTTTGCCCAGCAAGCAGAGCGCCGCGTGGCGCTGGGTCTGATCCTGGCTGAGGTAGTGGATGCTAACAAGCTGGAAGCCAAGCCGGAGCAGGTGAAGGCCATGATCGAAGAGTTTGCCGACAGCTATGAGCATCCGGAAGAAGTGCTGACCTGGTACTACGCCAGCGCCGACCGTCTGGAAGGTCCGACCTCCATGGTGCTGGAAGACAATGTGGTGGAATTCGTTCTGTCCAAGGCCAAGGTTGAAGTAGAAGAACTGTCCTTTGATGCCCTGATGGGTAACAACGCCTGA
- the clpP gene encoding ATP-dependent Clp endopeptidase proteolytic subunit ClpP, with amino-acid sequence MKSMIEPQGLGLVPMVVEQSGRGERAYDIYSRLLKERIVFLVGPVTDESANLVVAQMLFLESENPDKDIYFYINSPGGSITAGMSIYDTMNFIKPDISTLCIGQAASMGAFLLSAGTHGKRFALTNSRVMIHQPLLYGGGLSGQVTDIEIHARELVKVKAKMNELLAKHSGQTIERLQADTERDNFMSADEAREYGLIDKVLTSRKDVTA; translated from the coding sequence ATGAAATCGATGATTGAACCGCAAGGGCTGGGTCTGGTGCCCATGGTAGTGGAGCAGAGTGGTCGTGGCGAACGTGCTTACGACATCTACTCGCGCCTGCTCAAGGAGCGTATCGTGTTCCTGGTGGGGCCCGTCACCGACGAATCGGCCAACCTGGTTGTGGCGCAGATGCTGTTCCTTGAGTCGGAAAATCCGGACAAGGACATCTACTTCTACATCAATTCGCCAGGTGGCTCGATTACGGCGGGCATGTCCATTTACGACACGATGAATTTCATCAAGCCGGACATCTCAACTCTGTGCATTGGCCAGGCTGCAAGCATGGGTGCTTTCCTGCTGTCTGCCGGTACTCATGGCAAGCGCTTTGCCTTGACCAATAGCCGGGTGATGATTCACCAGCCGTTGTTGTATGGCGGTGGTCTGAGTGGCCAGGTAACCGATATCGAGATCCATGCCCGCGAATTGGTGAAGGTGAAGGCCAAGATGAATGAATTGCTGGCCAAGCATTCCGGCCAGACCATTGAGCGTTTGCAGGCTGATACCGAGCGTGACAATTTCATGTCCGCCGACGAGGCACGCGAATACGGCCTGATTGATAAAGTGCTGACTTCCCGCAAGGATGTCACGGCGTAA